A single region of the Pseudalkalibacillus berkeleyi genome encodes:
- a CDS encoding phosphotransferase, with protein MSDLQSIIKKMCENAQLGELNEAPKKILGGLLHQMYAVDTAKGKYAVKILNPQIMRRPTALKNYIHSEQIAEIASTRIPALPAKKLNGTFVQELDNHCYLVFDWIEGNCLKPNEISKDHCEKIGEIVADIHQTDFSELGIKQERILENEHLTDWNIYLQKGRENHADWFTLLKENSDRLFEWNAMAIEAAKLLSSKMVISHRDLDSKNVIWNHGAPVLIDWESAGYINPMHDLMETAMYWTKSGNGNIDKAKFFVFINGYKKRFGMLNANWNVVLAMGFLSKLGWLEYNLKRSLWIECTNESEQKVGSSQVIETLDDLNRYAETIPKIKQWLK; from the coding sequence ATGAGTGATCTGCAATCTATAATTAAAAAGATGTGTGAAAATGCCCAACTTGGAGAGTTGAATGAGGCACCTAAAAAGATTCTGGGCGGATTGTTACACCAAATGTATGCTGTTGATACAGCTAAAGGGAAATATGCAGTTAAAATATTAAATCCTCAAATCATGCGTAGACCAACTGCATTGAAAAATTATATCCATTCAGAACAAATTGCAGAAATTGCGTCTACTCGCATACCTGCTCTACCAGCTAAAAAGCTTAATGGTACGTTCGTACAAGAATTAGACAATCATTGTTACCTCGTTTTCGATTGGATAGAAGGAAATTGTCTAAAGCCAAATGAAATTAGCAAGGATCATTGTGAGAAGATCGGAGAGATTGTTGCAGATATTCATCAAACAGATTTTTCAGAGTTAGGCATTAAACAAGAGAGAATATTAGAAAATGAACACCTAACCGACTGGAATATTTACTTGCAAAAAGGACGCGAAAATCACGCGGATTGGTTTACCTTACTAAAAGAAAACAGCGATCGGCTCTTTGAATGGAATGCCATGGCGATTGAGGCAGCCAAATTGCTATCATCAAAAATGGTTATAAGTCATAGAGATTTAGATTCGAAAAATGTGATTTGGAACCATGGTGCCCCCGTCCTCATTGATTGGGAGTCAGCTGGTTATATAAATCCGATGCATGATTTAATGGAGACAGCCATGTATTGGACTAAAAGTGGTAATGGAAACATCGATAAAGCAAAATTCTTTGTATTTATAAATGGATATAAGAAAAGGTTCGGAATGTTAAATGCAAATTGGAATGTAGTATTGGCTATGGGTTTTCTAAGCAAATTAGGCTGGCTTGAATATAATTTGAAACGATCCTTATGGATTGAATGTACTAATGAATCTGAACAAAAGGTAGGTAGTAGTCAAGTAATTGAGACACTAGATGACTTGAACAGATATGCGGAAACAATTCCTAAAATAAAACAATGGTTAAAATAA
- a CDS encoding non-canonical purine NTP pyrophosphatase, which yields MNPESDDIKEIAKQKVLQAYAIVKRPCIALDSGFFISELNGFPRAYVNHMLETIGIDGVLKLLINVENRFSEFRSCLAFYDGEIMKFFESSSPGMISDEMRGTENDKKWSDLWYIFIPKNYDKTLAEFNDKDFTEYRDQKEDSCMIKFGEWYNSLY from the coding sequence TTGAACCCCGAAAGTGACGATATCAAAGAAATTGCAAAACAAAAGGTGTTACAAGCGTATGCAATTGTAAAACGTCCATGTATTGCCCTAGACTCTGGATTCTTCATATCTGAATTGAACGGATTTCCAAGAGCATACGTAAATCATATGTTGGAAACCATCGGTATCGATGGTGTACTGAAATTATTGATCAATGTGGAGAATAGGTTTAGTGAATTTAGATCGTGTTTAGCATTCTATGATGGTGAAATAATGAAGTTCTTTGAAAGTAGTTCTCCTGGTATGATATCGGACGAAATGAGAGGAACAGAAAATGATAAGAAATGGTCAGACTTATGGTACATATTTATCCCAAAGAATTATGATAAAACATTAGCTGAATTCAACGATAAAGACTTTACTGAATATCGCGACCAAAAAGAAGATTCATGTATGATTAAATTTGGAGAATGGTACAACAGTCTTTATTAA
- a CDS encoding helix-turn-helix transcriptional regulator — protein MKNKKMKIARLEADLSQEQLAVIVGVTRQTIHLIEAGNYNPSLKLCIAISKALNKTLNDLFWEE, from the coding sequence TTGAAAAACAAAAAGATGAAGATCGCCCGACTTGAAGCCGACTTATCCCAAGAACAATTGGCAGTGATTGTTGGAGTCACAAGGCAAACCATTCATTTAATTGAAGCAGGAAACTACAACCCTAGTCTTAAATTATGTATTGCAATAAGTAAAGCTCTAAATAAAACATTAAATGATTTATTCTGGGAGGAATGA
- a CDS encoding DUF3977 family protein has product MKYIELGVGNKWFVRTETELSDGSEYEVKGIVGPIKCLSLYIRVWIRTYVVIVDTKEGLKFLKKNRKGFKFIIGVVSQ; this is encoded by the coding sequence TTGAAATACATTGAGCTTGGGGTAGGGAATAAGTGGTTTGTTAGAACCGAAACAGAATTATCAGATGGAAGCGAATATGAAGTAAAAGGGATAGTTGGTCCTATTAAATGTCTTTCATTGTACATAAGAGTTTGGATAAGAACCTATGTAGTTATAGTCGATACAAAAGAGGGATTAAAATTTTTGAAGAAAAATCGCAAAGGATTCAAATTCATCATTGGAGTAGTAAGTCAGTAG
- a CDS encoding DUF1801 domain-containing protein, translating to MTTSKLDPKVDEFLSETKKWKAEFEKLRTIALDCELTEGFKWMHPCYTFENKNIVLIHGFKEYCAVLFHKGALLKDTLGILVQQTENVQSARQIRFTNVDEILEKESILKDYIFEAIEVEKAGLEVKRKNEFSIPEELEMKFDEMPDFQAAFEALTPGRQRAYILYFSKAKQAKTRESRIEKYKQRILNGKGLNDCTCGLSKKQPNCDGSHKYIQ from the coding sequence ATGACAACTAGTAAACTGGATCCGAAGGTAGATGAGTTTTTAAGTGAAACTAAAAAGTGGAAGGCAGAATTTGAGAAGCTGAGAACGATCGCTCTTGACTGTGAGTTGACCGAAGGATTTAAATGGATGCATCCATGTTATACATTTGAGAATAAAAATATCGTGTTAATACATGGTTTTAAGGAATATTGTGCGGTACTGTTTCACAAAGGTGCCTTGTTAAAAGATACTCTTGGGATTTTAGTTCAACAAACGGAGAATGTCCAATCTGCTCGTCAGATTCGATTCACAAATGTAGACGAAATACTTGAAAAGGAATCTATTTTGAAAGACTATATTTTCGAAGCGATTGAAGTGGAAAAAGCGGGTTTAGAGGTAAAAAGAAAAAATGAATTTTCAATTCCAGAAGAACTTGAAATGAAATTCGATGAAATGCCAGATTTTCAAGCTGCATTTGAAGCATTGACGCCTGGACGACAAAGAGCTTACATTCTTTATTTTTCTAAAGCTAAACAAGCTAAAACCCGAGAGTCGAGGATCGAAAAATATAAGCAACGTATTCTCAATGGAAAAGGATTAAATGATTGCACATGTGGACTTTCGAAAAAGCAGCCCAATTGTGACGGCTCACACAAGTACATTCAATAA
- a CDS encoding class I SAM-dependent methyltransferase has protein sequence MLGYYSRLSAEVYDLDKPIGHSFGDIEYYIDRLSTVKGPILEPATGTGRLLIPLLEKGMNVDGFDLSEDMLEICRMNCKERGLHPNLFNGKMESFSRDVKYDAIIVPTGTFLLLHDREQSIAALTNFHQHLSNGGKLIVDIFLQQNISIGTSSTRTWNLDNGDVITLEDKTVEVDYINQYKISHNRYEKWRNGSLVQTELERFPLRWYGVDEFKMILESIGFNNIVISSGYEYGKYPDTLDEIITFEATAYHL, from the coding sequence ATGTTAGGTTACTATAGCCGATTATCTGCGGAAGTTTATGATTTGGATAAGCCCATAGGACATTCATTTGGAGATATTGAGTATTATATCGATCGTCTATCAACCGTAAAAGGTCCAATATTGGAGCCGGCAACTGGTACCGGGCGTTTACTCATACCGTTGCTCGAAAAGGGTATGAACGTAGATGGATTCGATCTTTCAGAAGACATGCTAGAAATCTGCCGAATGAATTGTAAAGAAAGAGGATTGCACCCGAATTTATTTAATGGAAAAATGGAGTCCTTTTCGCGTGATGTAAAGTACGATGCGATTATCGTGCCTACGGGAACATTTTTGCTCTTGCATGATAGGGAACAATCAATTGCTGCGCTTACGAATTTTCATCAACACTTGTCAAACGGCGGAAAGTTGATTGTTGATATCTTTTTACAACAAAATATTTCAATAGGCACAAGCTCAACAAGAACATGGAATTTGGACAACGGTGATGTTATCACTTTAGAAGATAAAACGGTTGAAGTAGACTACATCAATCAATATAAAATTTCTCACAACCGTTACGAAAAATGGAGAAATGGATCGCTGGTTCAAACTGAACTAGAGCGTTTTCCATTACGATGGTATGGAGTAGATGAGTTTAAAATGATTTTAGAATCGATTGGCTTTAATAATATCGTTATTTCATCGGGATACGAATATGGAAAATATCCTGATACACTTGATGAAATCATTACTTTTGAGGCAACTGCATACCATTTGTAA
- a CDS encoding TetR/AcrR family transcriptional regulator, giving the protein MAIDRRKQILEAATNSFSLFGYKATTMDQVAKLANVGKGTIYTFFKNKEELFDEIVSSLLNEMKREAEEVLDPQASFSENVHHALFRLLEFRKEHQLTIKLHQEAVEIGTPAVSDVVNRMEKEVVDFVSQQIEKAIQSEAIKPCDPEMTAFVMMKLYVSLIFDWERNHTPLNKDEIANLFEQYLISGLSRR; this is encoded by the coding sequence GTGGCAATTGATCGTAGAAAGCAGATTTTGGAAGCTGCGACGAATTCGTTTTCCCTTTTCGGTTATAAAGCTACAACGATGGATCAAGTGGCGAAATTAGCGAATGTAGGAAAAGGGACGATTTACACGTTTTTTAAAAACAAGGAAGAATTATTTGACGAGATTGTAAGCTCATTATTGAATGAAATGAAGCGTGAAGCAGAAGAGGTGCTTGATCCTCAAGCCTCTTTTTCAGAAAATGTTCATCATGCATTATTTCGTTTGTTGGAATTCCGAAAAGAGCATCAACTGACCATTAAGCTTCATCAAGAAGCAGTGGAAATAGGTACACCTGCAGTATCCGATGTGGTCAACCGGATGGAAAAAGAGGTCGTTGATTTCGTTAGTCAACAAATTGAAAAGGCGATCCAATCTGAAGCTATTAAGCCATGTGATCCTGAAATGACGGCTTTTGTAATGATGAAGTTGTATGTCTCTCTTATCTTTGATTGGGAAAGAAATCATACCCCACTCAATAAAGATGAAATCGCCAATTTGTTTGAACAATATTTAATTAGTGGATTATCCAGAAGGTAA